In Nitrososphaerota archaeon, the genomic window CAGATATGAACCATATAGGCGAAACCCCTGCAGATTTTAATGACGCTGCAACCTTCATCCCAAGCTTCTGCTTTACGTGAGGGCCTGTGACCACTATTACCCTGTTGGCAGAGCCCAAATCCTTGGCAAACTGCCCTAGCTCCGCTATCACTCCCTGCCCCACTAGCACTTTTCTCGGCAGCTCCATCATGTGCCCGCGCAATGTCTTCCCTTGTGCCGTGGAGGAGGGGAAAAATTAAGATACCTACTGCTTTGCTCTTTGGTAGGATGCTATCTCGGTGACCTTGAAGTTTTGGGAATACATAAACTCGATATTTATCGTAGCTGCAACATAGGAATTTTCACAAAGGCAAACGATAGCGTTGTTCTGGTACCCTCGGGTCTGGCTGACACGAAGACGGAGCAACTGGCAAGTTTCCTGAATGCTAAAGCTGTCAGTGCCTCTGTTGGAGGTTCACGCCTTCTAGGCCCGCTGATTGCTATGAACAATAAAGCGATTCTGGTTTCTAAGCTTGCAGATGATTATGAAATTGACGCCCTCGGCAAGGAGACCGGTCTCCGGGTCGAAAGGCTGGAGTCTAGGTTTACATCTGTCGGTAATATGATATCTGCGAACGATCATGGCGCTGTGATTTCAAGTGCTTTTTCAAGGGAAACTGCTGCTTTGATTTCTGAAATTCTTGGCGTGCCTGTCAGGCAGCTCAGCATTGCAAGATACATCCAGGCGGGTTCTATGGTCGCGGCTTCAAATTCTGGGGCCATAGTTCATCCTGCTGGAACGGAATGGGAGATTGAGCAAGTTGGAGAGATATTGAAGGTCGATGTTGAGGCTTGCACAGTGAATAACGGCGTTCCATATATTTCATCAGGGATTATTCTGAATAGCAAGGCTGCCGTTGTTGGGAGTTTGACAAGCGGACCTGAATTGATGATATTGTCTAGGGCTCTAAAACTATAGCAAGTATTTTAAATCCTCATTACAAGACTCGCATGATAGTTTTGGCAGCAGACCAAGAAGAGCAACGACTGCAATCACTAGTCTCACAAGTTAGAATTCTGGAGGCTTACCTGAACGAAGTCTCTGCAAGGGAAAATATTACTGGAAGGGCGATAATAGAAAGCAGAGCATCTTTGGAAGCGGTTAAGGCTCTAACCAGTACACCGAGCAACGAAGTATTGCTTCCAATAGGAGCAGGAGTATTGCTCAATTCAGCAATAGCAAAGCCAGACAAGCTCTTCATCGATATAGGAGCTGGAGCAGTAGTGGCAAAGACTCCAGAAGAAACAGCGGCATTCGTCGAACAAAGAATCAAGGAACTGGAAACCGCATTAGGAAACATTCAGCAGCAGAAAGCCCAAGTGGAGAACCAGTTAGCAGCGTACAGAGCAGCGGTAAACGATATCGTAGAAAAGGCCAGAAATGAAACATAATGTTTGATAAGCTAAAATCGGCATTTTCATCGGTTGTAAACGCATTTACCGAGCGCACTTTATCGGAAAACCAGATTAACGAACTATTGGGAAAGTTGGAAGTTGACATGCTGGAAAGCGACGTGGCCTACGAAGTAGCACAGAACATCCTGACGGATTTGAAACAGCAACTAGCCAATGAAAAGGTCAAAAGAGCATCTGACACATCAGAAATCATAATTGAAAAGTTCAGGCACTCTATTGAAGAAATATTTGCCAAGACCCCTACTATAGACTTTTTCTCAAAGATAGCGGAGAAGAATTCAACAGGCAACCCCTACGTGATGACCTTCTTGGGCATAAATGGAACAGGAAAGACAACGACGATAGCAAAATTTTCGAATATGTTGAGGAAGAAGGGTCTTTCAGTAGTAATAGCTGCTGGAGATACTCATAGGGCTGGTGCGATAGAACAATTATCAGAGCATGCAGACAGATTAGGCATAAAGGTAGTTTCGCAGAGATACGGCTCGGACCCGGCGGCAGTTGCGAGGGATGCGGTCATGTACGCAAAGAACCACCATGTCAATGTAGTAATAGTTGATACAGCAGGGAGAATACAGACGAGCAAGAACCTTATGGAAGAGATGGCCAAGATAGTCAGGGTCGTTAAGCCAGATCTCAAGATATTTGTGGGAGACTCTCTTGCGGGGAACGATGCAATCTCTCAGGCAAAGGAATTCCTTGCTGCAACGGACTATGACGGAGTAGTTCTAACCAAAGTGGATGCCGATGCAAGAGGAGGGGCAGCACTTTCTATAGCAAGCGTCACAGGTCGACCAATTCTA contains:
- a CDS encoding translation initiation factor IF-6, with amino-acid sequence MPAQCLPLCRGGGEKLRYLLLCSLVGCYLGDLEVLGIHKLDIYRSCNIGIFTKANDSVVLVPSGLADTKTEQLASFLNAKAVSASVGGSRLLGPLIAMNNKAILVSKLADDYEIDALGKETGLRVERLESRFTSVGNMISANDHGAVISSAFSRETAALISEILGVPVRQLSIARYIQAGSMVAASNSGAIVHPAGTEWEIEQVGEILKVDVEACTVNNGVPYISSGIILNSKAAVVGSLTSGPELMILSRALKL
- the pfdA gene encoding prefoldin subunit alpha, whose product is MIVLAADQEEQRLQSLVSQVRILEAYLNEVSARENITGRAIIESRASLEAVKALTSTPSNEVLLPIGAGVLLNSAIAKPDKLFIDIGAGAVVAKTPEETAAFVEQRIKELETALGNIQQQKAQVENQLAAYRAAVNDIVEKARNET
- the ftsY gene encoding signal recognition particle-docking protein FtsY translates to MFDKLKSAFSSVVNAFTERTLSENQINELLGKLEVDMLESDVAYEVAQNILTDLKQQLANEKVKRASDTSEIIIEKFRHSIEEIFAKTPTIDFFSKIAEKNSTGNPYVMTFLGINGTGKTTTIAKFSNMLRKKGLSVVIAAGDTHRAGAIEQLSEHADRLGIKVVSQRYGSDPAAVARDAVMYAKNHHVNVVIVDTAGRIQTSKNLMEEMAKIVRVVKPDLKIFVGDSLAGNDAISQAKEFLAATDYDGVVLTKVDADARGGAALSIASVTGRPILYLGIGQEYDDLIPFEPAFFTKNLFNRQAVAAN